One stretch of Passer domesticus isolate bPasDom1 chromosome 2, bPasDom1.hap1, whole genome shotgun sequence DNA includes these proteins:
- the MSANTD4 gene encoding myb/SANT-like DNA-binding domain-containing protein 4, which produces MKQLKRKRKSNFSVQETQTLLKEIRKRREVLFSKQLNTTINEMKRKAWEEIAECVNAVGEGEQRTGTEVKRRYLDWRALMKRKRLNANIKVVGAGFHLPSSNLDDSLNEDMDEKMGFAIESSFEWQNITDFREAGGSLTEIKVEEEEEDPQNFEFPIEEEEEILSSVLPDSKKENDLPDFPHIEEFGNLSSAQARLAYEDSHLLINLEKQKVELEKQRLDIEAERLQVEKERLQIEKERLRHVDLERERLQIEKERLQLEWEKLRLETLHAEKPALENDLTQTEKPIMQPLDLETEKLKLEKERLQLEKERLQFLKFESEKLQIEKERLQVEKERLRIQREGHLQ; this is translated from the exons atgaaacagttaaaaagaaaaagaaaaagcaattttagTGTTCAGGAAACTCAAACTCTCCTTAAGGAAATCAGAAAAAGGAGAGAAGTACTCTTTTCAAAGCAACTTAATACAACAATTAATGAGATGAAACGGAAAGCTTGGGAGGAAATAGCAGAGTGTGTCAATGCTGTAGGTGAAGGAGAGCAGAGAACAGGGACAGAAGTGAAAAGGCGATACCTTGACTGGAGAGCACTCATGAAGAGAAAACGTCTGAATGCAAACATCAAGGTAGTAGGTGCTGGGTTTCACCTTCCTTCATCCAATTTAGATGACTCTCTCAATGAAGACATGGATGAGAAAATGGGATTTGCAATTGAATCTAGTTTTGAGTGGCAAAATATCACTGACTTCAGAGAAGCTGGTGGATCTTTAACAGAAATCAAAgtagaagaggaagaggaagaccCGCAGAATTTTGAA TTTCCTattgaggaagaagaagaaatattgTCATCAGTTCTGCCAGATTCGAAAAAGGAAAATGACCTACCAGACTTCCCTCACATTGAAGAGTTCGGAAATCTGAGCTCTGCTCAAGCTAGGCTAGCCTATGAAGATTCTCACTTGCTTATAAATCTGGAGAAGCAaaaggtggagctggagaagcagcgACTGGACATCGAAGCCGAAAGGTTGCAAGTGGAGAAGGAGCGCCTGCAGATTGAGAAGGAGCGGTTGCGGCACGTTGACCTGGAGCGTGAGCGCCTTCAGATTGAGAAGGAGCGACTTCAGCTAGAGTGGGAGAAACTCAGGCTAGAGACTCTGCATGCTGAAAAACCtgccctggaaaatgacctcacGCAAACTGAAAAACCTATCATGCAGCCTCTGGATCTAGAAACTGAAAAGTTAAAACTTGAAAAAGAACGTTTGCAGTTAGAGAAAGAGAGGCTGCAGTTCCTAAAGTTTGAgtcagaaaagctgcagattgagAAGGAGCGCTTGCAAGTGGAGAAGGAGCGCCTTCGAATTCAGAGAGAGGGTCACTTGCAGTGA